The proteins below come from a single Vanessa cardui chromosome 7, ilVanCard2.1, whole genome shotgun sequence genomic window:
- the LOC124531393 gene encoding uncharacterized protein LOC124531393 yields the protein MDIELDTQDNIVRKIEDIIDIQKANGNINVRQVAFKLPSQTNSSISANLGKSLETGLSIVKSEQFKKKDRSRLKYQKETSDVISWPSDSDITVLRMKLRANDMNDKMDNVALGDGLHQPHSSSMVNLATLMLQSQRASKHSLDVEEYLLPLTSWEHARGSTACCENTKKQITQAVSNTSDMHKKRIVTNNIYQDGDISSKFCGSDSDITTKSKFARFLRLYFCPCCTCLYKLEMQEK from the coding sequence atggatATTGAACTTGATACGCAAGATAATATCGTAAGAAAAATCGAAGATATTATAGATATTCAAAAAGCAAATGGTAACATCAATGTCCGACAAGTTGCGTTCAAGCTACCTTCCCAAACAAATAGTAGCATTTCAGCTAATTTAGGGAAAAGCTTAGAAACTGGTCTGTCAATAGTTAAATCAGAACAATTCAAGAAGAAGGATAGATCACGACTAAAGTACCAAAAAGAAACGTCCGACGTGATATCATGGCCTAGCGATTCTGATATCACTGTATTAAGAATGAAGCTACGTGCTAACGACATGAATGATAAAATGGATAATGTGGCTTTGGGAGACGGTCTTCACCAACCCCACAGCTCGTCTATGGTTAATTTGGCGACACTTATGTTACAGTCGCAACGTGCCTCTAAACATAGTCTTGATGTTGaagaatatttattaccatTGACTTCTTGGGAACACGCGAGAGGTTCTACTGCGTGCTgcgaaaatacaaaaaaacaaataactcaAGCTGTTTCAAATACATCAGATAtgcataaaaaaagaattgttaCTAACAATATTTATCAAGATGGTgacatttcatcaaaattttgtGGCAGCGATTCGGACATTACTACTAAGTCCAAATTTGCAAGATTTTTACGCCTATACTTTTGTCCTTGCTGCACTTGCCTTTATAAATTGGAAATGCAAGAGAAGTAA
- the LOC124530881 gene encoding TBC1 domain family member 20 translates to MESISPDGDSGDKYTINGDCSPTSNKDSNSLNHAKNIDDISTPSELKFDEDFEFEDPDVTKKRKELEKCLSNPDVVNLEQWVNFAKSKAGLISDEYRRKIWPLLVGVTQEEMTEPPSLDELSTHPEYNQVVLDVNRSLKRFPPGIPYEQRVALQDQLTVLILRVIMKYPHLKYYQGYHDVAITLLLVCGDKASFPLLCRLSYGPSAPLAPFMQTTMQPTQHLLNYMLPVIRRADERLADCLEKSGVGTMFALPWYLTWFGHSLNRYADVVRLYDYFLCAAPLFPVYVTAALVLQRAPDVLACDCDMAMMHCLLSRLPDDLPFEDILVTAKKLYDENDPTDLEPEVAALEKREEQQRRADEERMRRRAAERAGRARAGGWRALPAALRRPGPRRAALALAAALLAVYVYYRPDLFR, encoded by the exons ATGGAATCTATTAGTCCCGATGGTGATAGTGGTGATAAATACACTATTAATGGAGACTGTTCACCGACTTCAAATAAGGACTCCAACAGCTTAAATCACGCAAAAAATATCGATGACATCTCTACGCCTTCTGAATTGAAATTCGATGAAG actTTGAGTTCGAGGACCCTGATGTCACCAAGAAGCGAAAAGAACTGGAAAAATGTCTATCAAACCCGGATGTAGTAAACTTAGAACAATGGGTAAACTTTGCTAAAAGTAAAGCTGGTTTAATTTCtg ATGAATATAGAAGAAAAATATGGCCTCTACTAGTTGGTGTTACACAAGAAGAAATGACAGAACCACCATCACTTGATGAACTGTCCACACACCCTGAATATAATCAG GTTGTGTTGGATGTGAATAGATCTTTAAAGCGTTTCCCCCCTGGCATTCCATATGAGCAGAGAGTGGCTCTCCAGGATCAGCTGACAGTGCTCATTTTACGAGTTATCATGAAATACCcgcatttgaaatattatcaa gGTTACCATGATGTAGCAATTACGTTACTTCTGGTGTGTGGTGACAAAGCTTCGTTTCCCTTGCTGTGTCGACTGTCATACGGGCCCAGTGCGCCGCTAGCGCCATTCATGCAGACTACAATGCAGCCCACACAGCACCTGCTCAACTATATGCTGCCTGTGATACGCAGAGCTGATGAGAGACTGGCAGACTGCTTAGAAAA GTCGGGCGTGGGCACGATGTTCGCGCTGCCGTGGTACCTGACGTGGTTCGGGCACAGCCTCAACCGCTACGCGGACGTGGTGCGCCTGTACGACTACTTCCTGTGCGCGGCGCCGCTGTTCCCCGTGTACGTGACGGCCGCGCTCGTGCTGCAGCGCGCGCCCGACGTGCTGGCCTGCGACTGCGACATGGCCATGATGCACTGCCTGCTGTCCCGG TTACCGGATGACTTGCCGTTCGAAGACATCCTGGTGACGGCGAAAAAGTTATACGACGAAAACGACCCGACCGACTTGGAGCCCGAGGTCGCCGCGCTAGAGAAAAGAGA GGAGCAGCAGCGGCGCGCGGACGAGGAGCGCatgcggcggcgcgcggcggagCGGGCGGGGCGCGCGCGCGCGGGCGGCTGGCGCGCGCTGCCGGCGGCGCTGCGGCGGCCCggcccgcgccgcgccgcgctcgCGCTGGCCGCCGCGCTGCTGGCCGTCTACGTGTACTACCGCCCCGACCTCTTCAGGTAG